tagaaaattaaaaattacatttatgacTTGCATTTTGTTTCTGTTGGATAGCACTGCTTTAATGAGTAGAAGTCTGCTTCTTTGTTAATCCTTTTTGCCTTGTAGTGATTAAGCTACCTAAAATCCTTGATAAACGATGTTTTAAGTTTGCTCTTCTGTTTCAGTGGTCATTATAATTATATAGCATCACTCTATTAATTTTCAGTGTAAACTGGATTTGTTTCCCCATTAGTTGCTCTCGCCAGAAGATTTAGTGAATGCGTGCAAGATGCTGGAAGCGCTGAAATTACCTCTCAGGTAAAAGGTCCTCCGCGGGGCCTTGCTGGCTGTAGTCGCTACTCCTCACAGAGTGGACAGGCAAGCCCTGCCAGGTGCCGTCCTGCAGGGCCAGCCACCATATCGCCCCTCTTGAAATTACATTCCGTGTGAACAGAATTCACTGGGCCCACAAGCATCTCTGTCATTCTGGCCTCCATCCTTAGGGCTGGGCGTGGCCTGCGGGTGCTAGTAGTCTGACGGCTGTGGATTGAGGGCAGTGAGAGTAGAATGTAGGCACCTCCCATGAGGCCAGAGTAACCAGCGCCTCCTCCCCTAGAAATTTTGCGTTAGTTTCTGGAAGCTTAGAAGTGCAAATATTGAGCCGtgaattatattttccttatcctcaggttaaaaaaaagtagcCATACGTATTTCTGGATTATAGAAAAGCCTCTGGATTATAGTTCATAATTTTATTACCTGTTTATTCATGAGCTTTTTAGTTATGCCATGGTTGCTTGTGGTCGTTATgttttaaaggttattttgtgTTATTCTTCCCCTCATACCTGGGCATGAAAGATATCAAGAAATACTTGCGCCTCCTCAGGGGTTGAAAATCCCGGATATTCATGGCTTTGTTCTCCCATCTGCGATTTGTAGGCTCCGAGTTTCCGACAGTGGCGTCATGGTAattgagcttcaggcccacaaggaagaggaaatggtgGCCTCAGCCTTGGAGACAGTATGTGAACCCAGCTTCCTCTGGTTATTAGGGCTTGCTACCAAGACGCGATGCTTAGCAACTCGAGAAACAGGATTTCCTTTTGGGTTTAACTTTACTAAAAAGTAACATTTGAAGACCCAATTAAAAACAGTTTATcattaatgaataaatagtaaTCAAAATTATACTTTGAAAGCTTTTTGAAACTTACCGATACTCGTAACGTCTTGTAAGTAAGGAGATAGAATTAGTGAGGCGTTCTCTTTTCATTTGATGCCCAGTGTTGAGAACAGGTTCTTAACTCTGTTAATCAGAATGTTACCCATGACTgaactttttctttcagtaaCACCCACATAAGCAGCATTATAAAACATCACAAGTTGTTTTGTGAAATAATTgcttcaaaaaatatgaaaagcaactGTAGTTTAGATGGCTTTTGCTGGCCAAACTGCTAATATTACTCATGAGGATATTTGAAATATTACTGCCTTCAAAGCCTCTGCGGCGAGCCTGTATAATTTGAATAACTCATATTTATTATGCTTCTAATTTTAAGCTCGATGAAAATCCCAAGACTATAGGTATTTCTACCACATATTTTAAACTACATCTGTAGATAAGGGTCCTCAGTGGAGCGTGTAATATGCACTCAATTAGAATTTGTCGTATGTTCCTTCTTAGAATAGCCAATAGTTCTTTTTAAGCTTTACCGCAGTGCCTTTGTACTCCCGCACTGTTTTACTATGCACTTCGTGATATTTTAACCTCTTCTCTGTTTGTTCTGGGTCCTTCAGCTTTTGCAGAATTAAACATTAGTGAAGAAGAGGTGGTTCTGTAGTGGATATTCTTACATTTAGTAGGAAATTCAGTCCGTTATTTCCCGAGTATACTGGTGGACGCTCTCCTTAGGTTGGCGCCTAGACGGTCCACACCATCACATTTTTCTGCTCTGTGTTTCTGTTAGGTTTCAGAAAAGGGATCCCTAACGTCAGAAGAGTTTGCCAAGCTCGTAGGAATGTCTGTCCTCCTGGCCAAAGAACGGTATGTAAGGTCCTTGCTCTTCATTACACCTTGTAGTTTGTGTTTCTGAACAGACACATGATTGTGGCTTTTCCTCTTGATTTCTAGGTTGATTCTTGCAGAGAAGATGGGCCATCTTTGCCGAGATGATTCTGTGGAAGGCTTGCGATTTTACCCAAATTTATTTATGACACAGAGCTAAGGgttttgtatttgaaatacttCTTGTGCGTATCTTTGCGTCATGTAGAGGTTGTCTGACATTGAGCTCAGAGTAAACCCTGATAAACTGAGCATTTACAGGAACTTTGCAGTATCATATAAAACCCTTTTAGTTTCTGCCTAAATATAAGGGTCCAGGAAGGTTATTTAGgataaatataggaaaatacagaaaaatgaatgacaatgTGAATTTGAAATCATGCTACAGTTGTAAAGAACCCTCAGAGTTGAACTTGAAATATGGTAGATTTTCACTCAATCCTCAAGTCTGACtgttttttaaggaaaggaatttagttcatgggggaagaaaaggagaagctgCATGTTTGGACAGGTTAGAGTGTTATTTTGATGTGAGAAAAATTCACTGAATTATAAATAAGGTTTTTTCCTGTATCTAATGTGCCCATTTTGGGGGGGTTTCATGAAGCAAGTCGTACGTATGGGGTCGTCTAAGAACCTGACAACATTGGAACAAATATCAAACTGCGGAATGCTGTCAGCAGGTCCTCCTAAGGGCTTTTCTTTGGAAGCAGCCATACGCATGTCTGCAGCAGACCAAATAAAGCActtaaaaagggagagaagttTATTTGTCTTACGTATATATAATCTgagtagtttctttcttttttttaagtgatgatTTCATAGCTGGCATTTAAAGAATGCAACTatgtcattttgtttaaaaagtactGTGGATTTTGAAACTGAATTAAAGAGCTGTGTAGACATGCCCAGAGATAAGATTACAAATTTGGGAAGCAGATGGCTCCGGAATTCCCTAGGATTGTtgtgcaggggaggggctgggagaagctTGAACTAGCTTAACAGGAACCTTGGTGCTCTTTGACCTCGAAGCCAAGGACAGGAACATAGACAGTGGAAAAGTaaaatgtctccttttccttcccttaagGAGTTTCAacattgaacttttaaaaatatttctatcacattctagcaatattttttttctttaccccaCACATCATAAGTTGTGTGGAGAAACTATCTCACCAAACAGTATTACTGAGGTAACAAAAGCTGGCTGATGTTGAATTTAGATTGATTGAGTTTTAAAGTGGACTTGCCTGCCTTCATATGTTACTGTGGTACAGCATACAGTATGTCGGCATTACCTCAAACTCAGGGACCCCACGGGGACGAGAACACCCTCTTCCTGAGACAGAGTTGGAAGTGGAAGGTAGCGATAGTTTTTGACCAAGTCTCTGGAAGGGATAGTATCTGTATCGAGAGAACGGTTGAGACCAGGAGGAGGGGATACCCAGGGCCACACTCTGGGGTCCCTAAGACATTCTCACTGAGTGAGGTGGAGGGCCACTGCCTGAGGCTACTGCAGATGCCCTTTGGGGACCCTTTGCCTTTGCAGGAACCCTCGGCCGCAGACCCAGGGAATCCCTCCAAGTGCAGGCAGAGTCTGTCCCTGATCCCTGCCTGAAGAGTGGCTGTCACTGCTTTGTGTCCTCCAGTGTCATGGGAATGTTGTGGCTGAGGCATCCTGCCTTACTTAGTCTTTGTTCTCCAAATCTGTCACTGATTCTATATTGTGATGACAGATCCCCGAATTCCCCCATTGCTCAGCTTCAGGTTTGTTTTGGGGAAATTCAGTGTCGGCTGCCCAAATCTTTTGGGTCCTTGTGTAAGCCTGTTTATGTCACTCCCTTCTGAGTTGTACTCTCTCTCACTGCTCTGGCATACTTGCAcgtgcacatgcacgcacacatacacacatgataTCTGGCTACGGCTtgtaaaaattacaaagataaataatctgTTTCACCGCTTAATGAGTTGCAACTAAGGTTGTTTGGGCTCCTGGATCTAGCTCTCATGGTTCGGATTCATTACAGCAAACTCCCATTGTTCACCATATTGATTTACAGTAGTGTGACAACATTAACAAACATGGCGCAACCTGAATTGTATAAGGcgaactaaagaagaaaagtgacatatgaataatttcattgtttaattttttaagtgggCATTCTCCACTGTTTCCAGACctctgtatgtatatttttatctctttttttttttttttttttgccaaataagATGTTATTTTGGTCCTCTGTTGGTAGAGGTTTTGTTTAAATAGAACCAATCAGGCTCTAAGTGCAAAAAAGTTCTGTCTTGGTGCTTATCACTGGTgtggttattatttttgctttcctaACTTTGCTCTTAGGAGCATAAATCTGTTTGTAGCTTTATGGTAATGGGATATTTCTAGTCACATACTGTCAAAAGTTTTTTTACATTGTACAAGTGAAGATTGCTTTCAGGATTAAATGATTGGAATTAATGTATATAGAGTAAAGtttttgcaaaatttaaaaatgatgtttcttGGCGTTCTTTTTAAAtactctttgaaaaatatatgaaaatgataaACCTTTAGTTAGAATAAGCCAGtatgtttacaatttttttgtttagattttataATCAAGAgttgattataaatatttatgacctCAAGCTCTtactattttagttttaaaagaatggGAAATGGCTCATGAACTGTTTTCTTCTAATTCCTGATGTGAATTCCACTGTTGATTGACCTTGTGTGTTCATGTGAATGTACTGTCTCTCGTTCCCTGTTACCAGACAAATCTGACCAGACGTGATTGTCAGCATTCTCATGCTCAAATACTTAAACTGGTTCTTCTTTGCCCAACAATCtcagagttttcattttgtttcagtaGAGTCACAACTTATAAGGTGGTTAGGTTTCAAAGACTGTGCTAAAGACTGCCTAAGGATGAAATCGAGCATGCTCAAAATGATCCTTGAGAATCTCTTAAACTGCCAATAAAGTTCTCTATATTAGATTCCCTGTAGTGTGATACATGAGGATGAATAGTTTATGAATATAGTAAGTACAATATATAATGCAAACTACATATCAACAGTAGACTTTTACAGCACCaataaactatttaaatatggatccttttttttcctgaatagtATGGttgaatttatgtaaatttattgCTGATCCCATCCATTTTCTAGAGTGTAAGCTCACAGGGCAGAGATGTTTCACTGGTTTGTTCATGGATAGATCCCCAGAGgccagaacagggcctggcacacagtatgactcaataaatagttattgaatgaattaactccggtgtatatatctatttataatttGGCTCCACTTTATCCTACTTTTTATCTCCCATTCACttcaattaaaacacatttttttttaatacatgctGAATTTGTGTGAGGAGCTTTGTGGGCCATTGGTGGGGATACAAAAGTGAATAAGATACAGCCCCTGCCCTTAAGAGGGTGCCCCAGTTGGGCAAAGAGACATGTGAGCAACCTTAATTGAAGATGGAAGGAAGTCCATGCCATGAAAGGGGCACAGGTACCACGCTGTGGAAGACAAGGAAGGAGCTTTTCGTTTTGAGGGAGGGACCTGGGAAGGCCTCATGGGAGAGGAAGAGCTTGGTAAACTAGACTCACGAGGACCAAGAGATGGTCAGTAGGTGGCAGGCATTGGGTCACGGGAACAGCATGAGGTGTGCCTCTTCCTGTTGCTGGGACGCTTCCCCTTGTCTGTCCAGACTTCCCATCGTTCCTTCTTCCCACTCACACCCCTACCCCCACTAATCAAAATCATGCTTTGCTCAATCCCACCTGCTCTAGAAAAATCTGTTTCCAGTACACAGCTCTATTTCTAAACTCCCTAAGAGTTACTGTCCGTCTCATATACTTGACTGTGTTTTATCTTGCTCTCTATTTGTTGTCTTGATGCtgtaataaaatagagaaattggaTTTCTTTGAGTTCAAGGACTTTCATATGACACAACTTTTGAATTCCCACTCCTAAGTCAGTGATTGTACAAGGTAGATCCTGGTTAAGTACTAACTGAATGGAGCGATTTTGGATTATAATGTGCCAGGAGTTGACTCACAAACCTAAATCAGTCCTTTACCCTTCTTCCCAAGGGGCTTCTCAACCAGACTTGTCAGGGCTCAGCCTGTCTGAGATACACTATCTTATTCAAATTCCATGACACAGGCCACATCCATGATGTGGGAAGCACTCCAGAAAAGTCAGGTTAACACACATGTAAGATCTTGTTATTACAGTGTGAAAACTGGGTAATTCGTGTCCTTCCTTGTGCCCTGATAATCAGGAGTCAGTTAAAGCTTTTCTCTCAGGGTATTATCTAGGGAAATACAAGATCTCTCCATTTGTATAAAGGATGTTATTGAGATAGTGAACAATTTTCACACAATTTGCACAAGATCATTAGACCAGTCACTGACCCATAAAGAGAATTCAGGATATCTAGACAGCCAGCTTTAGTTCAATACTGACAAGAACATACCGCTGTCCTTTTGaaagctttttttcccttcaagtcTATGTGCCTTCTTTTAGAAAAGATTAAACTGTTTTAACTGTCCAATAAAGACAGTAATACAGTTTGGTGGGAATTCTAATGAAGGCAACAATGACCAagcatctcaataaagctgttatttaagaAATGACCAAGCACGTTAACCAGCCACTTGTACCTGGATTGAGGTCCTGGGGAGAGAGTGTCTTTGAAAGATTAACGCAGAGCAAGTTGCTTTCTGACTGTTTCACCCAGTCACCAGAAAACTTCAATATAACCATTATTATATGCCTTTTATAGTGAAGGAAAGGAgggattaagtaatttgcccaaggttacagaggcagggctggaattAATCTCAGCTGTATCTAACTCCAAAGCCCACTCTTTGCATTGagcttttgcttttaaaactgaaaatgccAGGGACTGTGGCATGTGAAAAGGAATCCCAATTTGAGCTGATGAATGGATATTGGACTAGATAATTCTGTTGGTAGTGAAAGTGGATGATGACTTTAAAGCCTCTTTTGAAACTTTGGGTAGATTAAATGAATACTGCTAGAATTAGTTATTTGACAAGATAAATACTTAGCAAGTTTAGTACCTCTGGTAAACTGATAATTGAATAATTGTGctatcttttaaaagattaagtTAGATTCAAAGACCTGCAAatgctgtatttttttgttttaaaaattgaggtaggggctggccccgtggcagagtggttaagttcgtgcactctgcttcggtggcccagggtttcaccagtttgaatcctgggcaccgacatggcaccgttcatcaagccacgctgaggcagcgtcccacatggcacaactagaaggacccacaactaaaaatacacaactatgtactggggggctttggggagaaaaaggaaaaataaaaatctttaaaacattaaaaaaatggaggtaaaatttacacagtgaaatgcacagatcttaagttggatgagttttgacaaatgcataaaaaatccATGTAAATCGCACACCAAACAATAGAAGATATCTGTCATTCCCAAGAGGTCCTTGGTGCCTCTTTCCCATCACCTGCTCCCCAGAGGCCACCACCATGCTCTGATTTCTACTACCACACGTTAGTTTTGTCTGTCAAGTGGTGTATTTTGTGTAACAGAAAAGCAAATGGTGAAGTGTATTGCACTTCACAGTGGACTCGAAAATGACAGCTCTTAAGGTGAACTCCATCCTCTTGTGTTCTTTTAAGAAGACAACTTTAACACTTGCGGATTAGaggtttttaaatgttctttttgatTTATTGAACAACCATTTCTGGCTGCTAAGAAAACGAAGATGCACTTTACCTGAATTGCTTCCTTTTGAAACTCTTCGATGACATTTGGGAAACCAAGTTTACAACCCACCAGTTATGCACTTCAACGACTGACTTTTGTGTTACCCCAGAAGAAGATGACGCTGGGGAAGTGACTGAATTTGAACTGGTGGGAGACTGCTGGCTTGTCCTTAAAATCCAGGTCCAGCCTGCGGGCTGCGGGTGTGTGCGCGCTCGGGGCTCCGCACCCGCATCCCGCAGGCCCCGGCCAGCCAGGAGCTTTTCCTGCCGGGTTTCCCGTCCAGCAGCGCGCTCGCCCGGCGCGGGCAGGAAAGGATGCGCAGCCCAGGGAGGGCGGGGGCAGATGTGGCCGCTCGCCAAGGTCCCCCGCCCTCCGGGTGCGGCCCTCCGGGTGCCGCCCTCCTCGCGCCTTCGGGGCGGGCCCGGGCGGGGCTGCGGGAACCCGGCGCTGCTGTCCAGGGCGCGCAGTCCTGGGACGCGGGATGCTCGACGCCCTGCCTCGCGGCCCCTGAGGCCTCCTTCCTGCCACCCTTCTCGTCGCCTCGCTCGCCCCGGCCCGGGCTGCTGCGCCCACCAGTCCCGAGAGGTAAGAAGAGCCTTCCGCGATCCGGCGGGCGCTGCTGGGCCGCGAGGGCTCCCGGTGGCTCCGCCGGGGCCGGGCATTGCGCCCGGACCCTGCCGCCCCTTCCCTCCCCGCAGCCTGAAAGCACAGGTGGACACTCCCGTTCCCTGGACGCTCCCGGTCCCCTGCCTTCGCTTCTTAGTGCTCAGCCTCTGCCGCCGAGGAACGCGCTTGGAAAAGTGTGCCTCTCCGCATCTCGGAGTCCCGGCTTTAACGCGAGCGCGGCTCTCCCCTGGCGCAGGTGTGGCCGAGGGGCTGAGGCTGAAGGTAGCGGGGTGTTGAGTCCCAGTTGGGATGCTAAGCGTTTCAGAACAAGTTTGggtctttctaaaaagaaatccTCTCTGAGATACAAGCATTTCAGAACAGTCCTCATTTTAAGAGGGCTTTGTGCTGGCGACGCGGGCAGGGCTGGATTTCCAAGTATGAACTTGACTTGCGGGCCTTTGGAAAgctgagtggaggtggggagcgCCCAGCTTCTAGGGAAGCTGCGTCCAGCCTGGGGGACCAGGGTAGAGCCGATCGAATATATAAATAAAGCCTGTTTACACGAGCTGCTTTGGAATTAGGGATTTCCtcctaataaatattattattagatatatacacacacgagCGTGTGCGTGTTTGTCAGAAGGGTCAAAACtcactttgcttatttttattttcccttttatttggtAAGTCATTGGTCCCATGGACTTTAgcgtaatttattttctttttcggCAGCTATGAAGACCCTGTAGGGGTTTCTCTTAGCTGGTTTCAGCAAAAACATGGGATCTGAGCTTGGCATGATGCTGTTAGCCATTGAGAATATTCACAacagatacatttaaaatttgtctgTAAACG
Above is a genomic segment from Equus caballus isolate H_3958 breed thoroughbred chromosome 17, TB-T2T, whole genome shotgun sequence containing:
- the LOC138918360 gene encoding vacuolar protein-sorting-associated protein 36-like — translated: MSLTEVYCLVNRARGMELLSPEDLVNACKMLEALKLPLRLRVSDSGVMVIELQAHKEEEMVASALETVSEKGSLTSEEFAKLVGMSVLLAKERLILAEKMGHLCRDDSVEGLRFYPNLFMTQS